The DNA sequence attttctttcttctttccccttcgTTAGAGCGGAGTTGGAGTTTGGGAGGCTTTCTGAAGTGACCAATTTTCGCGAGCCTTTGGCTTGTTCATTTGTTATTAGTACCGTTCGGTGTAATCTCTAATGAATCGAACCCTGTCATTAGTGATTGCCTGTTTCTGATACTGCGCAATAAAGCTACGAATCCTGGTAAAGATAGAATTTGACTTTGAGAGGCCCGTTACGACTGACATTCCAGGCTAGCTACTTGTGGATAGATAAGCTAATGGTCCGGGGAGATGCCAACAAACGCCTAGTATGAGTTGTATTTGccatgatatatatagcgCCTGCTAATGATGCTACTAAAACGACATAACTGTGTATTCTGTAATCTGTACTAGTTATGTTATCGTGGGTTCTGTGGACTGTGTGATCTGGAGATATCAAGTGCAAACATAAGTCAAGTGCCGGTGTCTGTGGCGAGCAGCACAAGACCCGCAGTGCCGGAGGTACTAGTAACCCGACGGAACATACTACAAGCCTCGATAATATCCTATTTTCACCCATTCATACACATAGGTACACATTTACCATTTACTAAGCTTTTCGGacaattttttctttcttttcttttcttttcttttcttattttttttttgttgatAACTCTTTGGTACAAAGGCTGTATTGAAAACAAAATGCCGTGTATTCCCCAAGCCGCCGCAGCTCTTTCGCGGCGAATAGTTTCGATCGCTACTCGACACAACACTGCTATATCGCGCTCGTTCCACTTTTCCCCATCAAAGACCGCTATTGCTCATCCAGTCACAGCCCATGGCCCTCCTCCGAAAGCTCCCTCCGCTGCTCTAGAGTATAATGAGCTTATGAGACCACAAGATGGCAATGAGCTACACACTCGAACGGCAAAGCCTACACCTCTCAATAAGCGGTTCTGGAAGAGCGTTGACGTTAGGATAAAGCCAGGTATATTTTCTAGTCTGTTTTATGTGTAAATATATAGCTGACTGCATCCTTGTGGTCTTCTAGAAGGGGATTACCAAGCTCTGCTAGACACCAGACCGGTTCGAACCCCCACAAAAGATGTCCTCTATATCCCGCCAACAAAGCCTCACCTTGCGCATTTGATCGCTCTGGAATGGGATGTCATGACCTCGGCCCAGCAAGCTTTGAAAAATCATATGATCCCACTAACTTCTCTCGCTGCGCGAGCCGCGGACATTGTCCGAGAGGACGCGAACGGCGAGACGACCACAAGAGACCAAATTGTGAAGACTGCAATGCGCTATCTAGAGACAGATACATTACTTTGTTGGGTGCCAGAGAAGAATGACTACAGCGTTGAGGAAGTTGACGAGCATGGTCGGAGACCAGAGAGCCTTCGAGAGGCCCAGATGAGAGTCGCGAAAAATGTAATCTCATTTTTAAGCACCATGGTGTGGCCTGGTATTGAAATTAGACCTATCTTGGATTCTGAGAGCATCCTGCCGGTGTCGCAAACTCAAGCTACGAACGATATTATTAAACAATGGATTTTCGGCCTACAAGCGCACGATTTGGCTGCTCTTGAAAGAGGTATTCTCGCTTCAAAGAGTTTACTGGTGGCTGTGAGGCTGGTCTCGGAGTGGAGTGAAAACTTGCGCCACGTACAACGACAGAATCAGAAGAAATTCGGCATCGAAGAAGCAGCCGAAGCGTCCAGTCTGGAGGTAAAGTGGCAAACAGATATGTGGGGTGAGGTTGAGGATACACATGATGTTGATAAGGAGGATTTGAAGCGACAACTTGGCagtgtcattgtcttggtGAGCGGAGTGACAAAGTGACGAAGTCCTTGTCCTTTGATGCtgtatattatttatttagaGGCCAAGTTCAGATTCTGTGGGCCATCCCGTACTGTATAGTTACATATACAACCATAATTTGCGCATTGTCTACCTTACAATGAGCCTGTTCGCTTACTCCGGAGCAGATACATATGACGGCTTTCATAGCTTTTTACCTCTTTGTCCCCTTTACAAACTaccgcttcttcatcttcgttGCTTTCCGATACTAAATTTGACTTCTTGAGCTGAAGCTTAGAGCCAGCACTTGTCATCTTTAGCGTCCTATGGAAGTGGCATTATATTTGATGTTTTCTGGTTGAAAGAAATTCCAGTCTCCTCGCCAAGGCGCGGGAAAACAACCCTGCTGTTAATTTGGGGCCTTTACGACGATCATCACACTCCTACGAGTTGACCAGCCGAACAGAATGAAAGTTTGCCCTCACCAATCAAGACTCTAGTGAAAAGTCGTGACTTCTTACTTAGCAACCCCGCGCCCCTGTTCGGCTGTCCCCCCTTTCTATGCACCCTTTCCCGCAATACTTGGGGATATCTGAAGTGTCGCTCGTGGCGAGGAAGTGATGACGGAGAAGGGTGAAGGGTAAGTTCCGCTGCGTCTTCGCTATTCAAGTAGGGGTCTATAGACCTATTTCCCCTTTTTGGCCCTTTACTAATACGTGTTGCCTAAATTCCTTAGGCACAAACGCTCCAGAAGTGCCTTGGCGCTTGCGATTCTGCACCGTGATAAATCAAAAGACGATCACGAGGGGTGGTCTGGCCGCGATAGTGATTCGCCCGAATCCGTTGCATCCGCTCTGGTAAACAATACGCCACATTTCTCTGCTCTAGCCGCTGCTCAAAGCTCAACCCACCAAAGTACCCGTCAAAAAGTGAAAACCCCCCTCATGTCGGACGAGAACTCCCTGGAGCAGGTACGCTCCAACCAAAGCGGCGATCATACCGAGAAGCTTCCCGCATTGACAACTGCGGACAGCATTAGCATGAGCATGTCATTAGACCAGTCTGTAAGGACGTTCAGACTTTTTGAGATCCTGCGGGGTGGGGATACAACCGCGATATCAAGAGCTATCAAAGAGACTCAAGATCCTCAGGGAGCAAACAGTCTGTCCGGAACGACTATGCTCCATTTAGCGATCCAATGCGCCGAACCGCAAGTTGTCGAATATATCCTTTCCAGCGGCTATGAACTCGATATCAACGCGCGCGATAGAGATGGCAATACACCACTCCACCTCGCCGCGCAGCTCGGAAGAGGATCACTAGTTCGTGAGCTGCTAAATAGTCCTTCTCTCAATGATTCAGTTGTCAACTACCGTGGCCAGACAGCTCTAGATGTTGCCCGCACCCCGGAGATCTTTCAACAACTTCAGCTTGCACGGTCCCTTTTTATTGACAGCAAGTCACAAGAAATCCAGTCACTCATCTCCCAGGGTGACTATGCACAGCTAGAGAAGGTACTCGAAGAGCCACGGGTTGAGGGCATATTGGATATCAATAGTTTGGACCTGGTCACCGATACTGCTACTGCTCAGTCTGGAGGCACTCTGCTGCATGAGGGTGCCAGGAGGAAAGACACAAAACTCATTCAGTTATTACTGATGCATGGGGCAGATCCCTTTCGCCGCGACAAAAAGGGTAAATTGCCACAGGATGTCACAAAGGACGACAGGACACGCGCAATAGTCAAAAAATCTCCCGCTGCTGTCATTGCTCAGCGCGGCATACAAGAGAAGGCCATTCTTGGGACCAATTCGGGCCAAAGCGTTTCGGGCCGAGCCAGTGTAGGGGAGGCACCTTTTGCGGGAAAAGATTCTCGCGAAATGAGGGGCTACTTAAAGAAATGGACAAACTACACTAGTGGTTATAAACTGCGGTGGTTTGTACTGGAAGACGGCGTTCTTAGCTATTATAAGCATCAAGGTAAGCGGCTAGAGATATCCTAAAGGCTGCAACCGTCATTGGTTCCTAACTGTTCTGATCAGATGACGCCGGGTCTGCATGTCGTGGTGCAATTAATATGAAAATCGCTAAACTCAACATGGATTCGCAAGACAAGACTCGGTTTGAGATTCATGGCAAATCATCCGTCAAATACCATCTCAAAGCTAATCATGTTGTCGAGGCAAAGCGTTGGTTCTGGACTCTCAATAATGCTATACAGTGGGCAAAAGATgaggcaaaggaagaagagagacgcCAATCTCGACATGCCGAGGTGCTTCGTCAAGCCAAGATGGAACAAATTGAGGGACGAACAGCTGATAGCTCATCCGATTCACCCTGCCTCGCTGCTACCAAGTCCAGCGGGAAGGGCCATACTACCCCATCTCTGGGTGTTCCAGGTAGCAGTGTTACAAGACTAAGTGCACATGCGTCTCGCACAACGCTGGAGAGCATACCcgcagaagaggaaggctCTTTCCAAGGATCATACGACCAGGGTGCTCTGCAAAATGAGGTAAATCGGGTGGCCAGCCATGTAACCACTGCGCCTGAAGgtgagggtgatgatgatgattatggTGACTATGGATCCAGCCGGGAGGTGCCAATGGCTGATAAAGACGCTCTGAACATCACTGCGCAGTCTGCAAATCTTcaacttgatatcctcgcGAGTGTAGCGTCCTCACTACAAACTGAGAAGTCGAGGAACCCAGGCTTGTCGCTTGCGGACTCGGCAGTTGATGAAGCACTGGCTGCTTATGAAGCAGCCGTGAGTAGTCTCCAGGGGCTAGTGCAAAATCTCCTCAAGATATCTCGGGATCGCGATGCCTACTGGCAATATCGATTAAATAGGGAAGCACATCTCCGTAAGATGTGGGAAGAAAGTATGGCACGAGTTGCACAGGAACATGAAGAGTTACAGTCAAAAATGGGAGAATCTGAGGAGAAGCGCCGACGTACGAAGCGTGCACTCAAGGAAGCCCTAGAGATCTCGTCAGCAACTACTAGTTGTGCTGTCAGTAAAGTACCATCTCGTATGGTATCTacaggtgaagaaggtgatgggGCTGACGAGCGGATGGGGGCACATGCTCTAGGAGCTGAGAATCTATCTCAGGCTGACGAGCAAGAAGCCGGGCGACCCCTTCGGCGTAAGAAGTCAACTCTTTCTCAGATCAGCGACCTGTGTGATTCGGCATCGGATGGCGAGGACGAATTCTTCGATGCGATTGACTCCGGGGAGATTGAAGTGGAGAACTTAGCACATACAGAAGCAAGcactgagaaggaagaattgATGGGAGAACGGACTGAGTTGAGGGCCATAAAACGCCTGGAAATAGCACCATCGTTCAAAGGATATGAGGAGCCCATCCGAACGAAACTGAAGATGGATTATGATAATCGACCAAAGATATCCTTGTGGGTGAGTGATGATTCAATCACTGCCAGGCTAGTAAGCAACGGGCAACGTTTTACTTATTATTATATTCATAGGGTATTCTGAAATCGATGATTGGAAAAGACATGACCAAGATGACTTTGCCGGTTTCCTTCAACGAACCCACGTCTTTACTACAACGTGTGGCCGAAGATTTGGAGTATGCGGATCTTCTTGACGTGGCCGCTGATCGATCTGATTCAATGGAACGCATGGTGTATGTCGCTGCCTATGCGGCGAGCGAGTACGCTTCGACAATTGGTCGTGTTGCCAAACCGTTCAACCCTCTTCTTGGGGAGACATTTGAGTATGTCAGGCCCGATAAAGGCTACCGGTTCTTCGTTGAGCAAGTCAGCCACCACCCGCCGATTGGTGCTGCATGGGCGGAATCGCCAAAGTGGGATTATTATGTAAGTGTCAGGCCATAAGACAAAACTGATACGTCACAGCACTGACAAGAGTTCTAATAGGGTGAATCAGCCCTCAAGTCCAAGTTCTACGGTAAATCCTTCGATATCAACCTTCTTGGAACCTGGTTCCTAAAGTTACGCCCTGCTTCGGGAGGCGAAGAACTCTACACGTGGAAAAAAGTCACCTCGTCTGTCATTGGCATTATTACAGGTAACCCGACAGTTGACAACTATGGGTTAATGGAGATCAAGAATTGGACGACCGGTGAGGCCTGCTACCTTGATTTCAAGCCAAGAGGCTGGAAGGCCTCGTCTGCCTATCAGGTAGCCGGTAGGATTGTGGACAAGGGCGGATCTCCGAAATGGAGCATTGGTGGCCGTTGGAACGACAAGATTTTTGCTCGCCATACTCCTGGATATGAGGTGGACGTATCCAGTCAAGATCCGGAGTCGTCCAAGACGTTTTTGGTATGGCAATGCCACTCCCGCCCAAGCGGTATCCCGTTCAATTTAACGCCTTTCGTTATCACATTGAATGCCCTTCCAGAAGATCTAAAACAGTATCTCCCCCCAACTGACACCCGACTTCGGCCCGATCAACGTGCaatggaggagggagaaTATGAAATTGCCGCTGACGAAAAGCATCGCgtcgaagaaaa is a window from the Aspergillus oryzae RIB40 DNA, chromosome 6 genome containing:
- a CDS encoding ATP synthase complex assembly protein ATP12 (predicted protein); this encodes MTSAQQALKNHMIPLTSLAARAADIVREDANGETTTRDQIVKTAMRYLETDTLLCWVPEKNDYSVEEVDEHGRRPESLREAQMRVAKNVISFLSTMVWPGIEIRPILDSESILPVSQTQATNDIIKQWIFGLQAHDLAALERGILASKSLLVAVRLVSEWSENLRHVQRQNQKKFGIEEAAEASSLEVKWQTDMWGEVEDTHDVDKEDLKRQLGSVIVLVSGVTK
- a CDS encoding OSBP family protein (oxysterol-binding protein) — protein: MTEKGEGHKRSRSALALAILHRDKSKDDHEGWSGRDSDSPESVASALVNNTPHFSALAAAQSSTHQSTRQKVKTPLMSDENSLEQVRSNQSGDHTEKLPALTTADSISMSMSLDQSVRTFRLFEILRGGDTTAISRAIKETQDPQGANSLSGTTMLHLAIQCAEPQVVEYILSSGYELDINARDRDGNTPLHLAAQLGRGSLVRELLNSPSLNDSVVNYRGQTALDVARTPEIFQQLQLARSLFIDSKSQEIQSLISQGDYAQLEKVLEEPRVEGILDINSLDLVTDTATAQSGGTLLHEGARRKDTKLIQLLLMHGADPFRRDKKGKLPQDVTKDDRTRAIVKKSPAAVIAQRGIQEKAILGTNSGQSVSGRASVGEAPFAGKDSREMRGYLKKWTNYTSGYKLRWFVLEDGVLSYYKHQDDAGSACRGAINMKIAKLNMDSQDKTRFEIHGKSSVKYHLKANHVVEAKRWFWTLNNAIQWAKDEAKEEERRQSRHAEVLRQAKMEQIEGRTADSSSDSPCLAATKSSGKGHTTPSLGVPGSSVTRLSAHASRTTLESIPAEEEGSFQGSYDQGALQNEVNRVASHVTTAPEGEGDDDDYGDYGSSREVPMADKDALNITAQSANLQLDILASVASSLQTEKSRNPGLSLADSAVDEALAAYEAAVSSLQGLVQNLLKISRDRDAYWQYRLNREAHLRKMWEESMARVAQEHEELQSKMGESEEKRRRTKRALKEALEISSATTSCAVSKVPSRMVSTGEEGDGADERMGAHALGAENLSQADEQEAGRPLRRKKSTLSQISDLCDSASDGEDEFFDAIDSGEIEVENLAHTEASTEKEELMGERTELRAIKRLEIAPSFKGYEEPIRTKLKMDYDNRPKISLWGILKSMIGKDMTKMTLPVSFNEPTSLLQRVAEDLEYADLLDVAADRSDSMERMVYVAAYAASEYASTIGRVAKPFNPLLGETFEYVRPDKGYRFFVEQVSHHPPIGAAWAESPKWDYYGESALKSKFYGKSFDINLLGTWFLKLRPASGGEELYTWKKVTSSVIGIITGNPTVDNYGLMEIKNWTTGEACYLDFKPRGWKASSAYQVAGRIVDKGGSPKWSIGGRWNDKIFARHTPGYEVDVSSQDPESSKTFLVWQCHSRPSGIPFNLTPFVITLNALPEDLKQYLPPTDTRLRPDQRAMEEGEYEIAADEKHRVEEKQRAKRRERETKGEEYQPKFFTRKKCPITGEEYWAHNGKYWAAREARDWSICEDIF